The genomic segment CCACGACGAACTTCACGAGGCCTTCCTTGGCTTCACGGTCGGCCTTCTTGGCGGCCTTCACGATGCCGCGCTCGCGCAGCAGGGCGACGGCCTTGTCCTCGTCGTTGCCCGCGTCGGCCAGGGCCTTTTTCACGTCCATCATGCCCGCGCCGGTCAGTTCGCGCAGCTTCTTGATCGATTCCATCATGGTGTGGACCTCCTGGGAGTGGATTGGCTGTTCTGAGAAGGGGGCGGACCGAGCCTTGCCCTGAACGCCCCCGGTGCTGCGGTGAGCCTCCGGCTCAGCCCGCGCGGCCCTGGGTCGAGGTGAGCTGGCTGGTGTCGCCCTCTTCGCCCTGCTCGGCCGCGTCGATGTCGGCGTTGCCCTCTTCCACGCGCCCGCCGGACACGTCCTCGCCGCCGCCACGGGCCTCCACGATCAGGTCACCGACGCGGTGGGTGATGAGCTGAATCGAGCGGATGGCGTCGTCGTTGCCGGGCACGATGTAGTCGATGACATCGGGGTCACTGTCGGTGTCGGCCAGCGCGATCACGGGGATCCCGAGCTTGTTGGCCTCCTGCACGGCGATGACTTCCTTGGTGGGGTCCACCACGAAGATCGCGTCGGGCAGGCGGGTCATCTTGCGGATGCCGCCCACAAAGCGCAGCAGGCGCTCGCGCTCGGAACCGAGCTGGATACGCTCGGCCTTGGGGCGGTCGTTGATGCGCCCGGACTCGAACAGGTCGTCGAGTTCGTTCAGGCGGTCGATGCGGGTGCGCATCGTCTTGAAGTTGGTCAGCATGCCGCCGAGCCAGCGGCTGGTGACAAAGGGCATTCCGGTGCGGCGGGCTTCGAGTTCCACGATCTCCTGCGCCTGCTTCTTGGTGCCGACGAAGAGGATCACGCCGCCGCGCTCGGAGAGGTCCTTGATGTAGTCAAAGGAGCGGTCGATCTGCTTGAGGGTCTTTTGCAGGTCGATGATGAAGATGCCGTTGCGCTCGGCGAAGATGAAGCGCTTGAACTTGGGGTTCCAGCGCTTGGTCTCGTGCCCGAAGTGCACGCCCGCTTCGAGCAGTTGCTTCATGGAGATGTACGACATGTGGACTCCTGAACGTTGGTGGGAAAAGTTTGCCGTCCTCGTGCCAGCCTTCCGTCTCTGAGACGTTCTTGCGGCCAGGCGCATCCACGACGTTCCAGCGTGGGTGGGCAGGGGTCACGGGGGCACCCAAACGAAGAGTGTAGCAGACAATTAAGCGTGCAGCTCAGCGGCGGCAAGCGAGGCGACCGTCAGAGTCCGCCGCACCTGCCCCTCCTCTCCGTCCTCCAGATGCCACGCAGCGGAGAGTCCGGCATAGGCAAGAATCCACTGCAAAAGGCGCCTGCGGTCCAGCTCTGCCGCCTCGGCCACGATGAACGACTGGCGGGCGAGGCGGCCTGGGGTGGCAGCGAACTCCAGGCCAGGA from the Deinococcus sp. NW-56 genome contains:
- the rpsB gene encoding 30S ribosomal protein S2, whose translation is MSYISMKQLLEAGVHFGHETKRWNPKFKRFIFAERNGIFIIDLQKTLKQIDRSFDYIKDLSERGGVILFVGTKKQAQEIVELEARRTGMPFVTSRWLGGMLTNFKTMRTRIDRLNELDDLFESGRINDRPKAERIQLGSERERLLRFVGGIRKMTRLPDAIFVVDPTKEVIAVQEANKLGIPVIALADTDSDPDVIDYIVPGNDDAIRSIQLITHRVGDLIVEARGGGEDVSGGRVEEGNADIDAAEQGEEGDTSQLTSTQGRAG